CCTCACAGTGAGTCGGGGTTCGGAACAGCTCCGCGGGGCTCGTGATCATCCTCTCAGGAGGCTGCACCATTGGCTGTGTGGTGGGAAAGGCCGGAAGCCCGGTTAGGAAGGAGCCACTGCCCCTTACCCACCTGCAGTGCCTTGTTCCAGGGTCTCTGGCCTTCTAGCTCTTTCAGGCTCATTCTCTGCTCATCGCTAAAAGGACTTTCAACTGATGCCCCTGGATGTGCTAGGCGGGGTAATGAAGTGATATGTGGGCAAACCCCCAACATGTGCACTTTGGGGGCTGTTCTCATGGCCCCCCCGGGAGTTTAGGAGGCCCAACGTGCACCTGCCTCCCCCCATCCCTCCAGAGCCTGGGCTGTACTCACACACTCCCGGCAGTGGGCTCTGGTCTGCATTTGTTTCTGGAATTCCTCCCGGGGGATCTGGGTCTCCCGGTCCCAGAATAATAactggcggcggcggcgacgagcaggtgggctcctgggaggtggggggactGGGGGCCTCCTCCgctgaggtgggaggggaggtgggagcaaGGCTGCCCATTACTCCTTTCCCTGTGGTCCTCGTGGACTGTGGACATGCCCCAACCTGCCGTCCCTAGCGGTGCCCTGGGAGAGGGCTTGGGTGGGGCCTCTGGAAGCGGGGGCAGCTCCCACCCTGTATATGGTGCCCATCCCGATAAGATGGGGTGTGGACAGGGGCACCTTTTACTAATTTGCTCAAAGGCCTGTGGAAGCTAGCAGTGGCCTTCGgcttggggaaactgaaaatgGGTGAGCAGTTCTGGCAGAGGAGGGCGAAAAGGAGGTGGCTTGGAGGAGCACTACTCACCTCTGGGCTGACGGGGGGTGGCAGACGCAGCTCCAGCGGGGGTGTTACCTCTGCAAAAACACTCAAGCTCTGCCCCACACCCTTTGCGTTCAAAGCCACCCAGGCGAGATGCTAGAGTCCTCCCGTCAGCAAGTTAGAATACGGGGCCACTGTCTGCAGCAGCTGTGCAGGGACCCCCGGGAAGGACCCCAGCATGGCAGGTACTCACCAGGAAGTAGGGCCTCGGGCTCCCAGGCTGGTGGCTTCAGCTCCTCGGGGGGCCGGACCCGAACTGGAGGTAGCTCTGCAGCCTCCTCCACCCTGAGGGGAAATGGGCAACAGAATGAAGATACCCTCCCAGCAATGACCCCTACCTGGCCCAGCGGTTCCTGCCCTTACTCTGGAAGAGCTAGAGGTGAGGGCGGGGGGACTGTGATCTCCCTCTCTGGGACCCGGAGCTCCTCTTTGTACTCTGCGAAGAGAAGGTCAGGGCTCAGAACACAGAAGAGATGGGAACACTGTCCAGCCCAGACTGCCCGTGCCGGAGGCCTGACCATCCAGCACCGGGCGGGCCCTACGTGGCCAGATGGTCCTGCCTAGCCGACCTTCCTCTAACAAGATGGCTTCCTCCTCCTCTGCGATCAGCAGGTCCAACTCTCGGCGGCTGATCTCTGCGAGGTCCCGTTCACCCTGTCGGGAAAGGGAGAACCAAGGCGAGGGGACTCAATTCCATCTCTGTCTGAGAGACATGCCACAGGGCTGGGCCAGACCGAGGAAGCCCGTGGGTGCTCCGGCGCTGGGGGCAGTGGTGGGGAAATGGAGGTGGAGAAGGCAGGACTCTGGGGGCAGAAGGAAGCAGATGCAGGGGGGCTGGGCCAGCAGAAGCAGGACTCTGGGCCTCAGGCTCCGTGTGCAGGGGGTCAGCTCACCTCAATCTTAAGCATACGTATGGGCTCCACCTCCGGGAGCGTGATGGCCTCGGGAGACGGTGCAGTGACCGGAATCCTTTCTGGAGGGGGAGGGAAGTCACACCAGCCCGTTTCTTTCCAAGTCCCCCCACCCATGTGGTAAGGCaaaagcatggactctggagtcaaGTCCACCTGGGTTCTAGTCAGACCCCGGCTAGTCACTGGCAAGCTGACCCAGGACACATCGCTTAACCGCTATGggcttcactttcctcatctgtaaactggggataataatTCTGATCTCATAGGACTCTTGTGAGCAGTGACGACATTACACACGGTGCCCCTCACAGGGCCTCGCTCCTGAAAGCAGCTCAGAGACAGTGATTTCTTCAGCTCTTGGACGTTCCTCTGCCTCTCACCAAAAAGGAGGCTCTCTCTGCTCACCTGGCTCTATAGGAACTTCAGGAGGGATCTCTTCAAGAACTCTCTCTGGGGTCACAGCCTCTAGGAGGTGTTGAATCTTTGGGGAGGGATTGGGGACAAAAGATAGGGTTCAGCTTCAGCGCCCTGCTTCCCCACTTTCACAACCTTATTCAGACAATGGACAGTGACAGCCCTTTACACCTAATTCTGTGGCACTGCCAGCAGCGTGCAGTGAACCCACTCACCATCCGGTTTCCTTTCCTCCCGTTCCTGCCCCCACCCAATCATCTAGACTGTGTTAATTTGTCTGTGAAAGAAGGACTGCATCCTTACGTCAAGTGCTGGGGACAGAGGGaacagaaaagattcttgatctTAAGGACTATATGGTCTAGTGGGGAGACAAGTTTGTATACGACCCCAGCAAGAGCCAACggatgctgtacacctgaaactagcacaacactgtaaatcaactacacttcaataaaagttgtttgttttgacaaacaaaatcaattaattaaaaaaaaaagagtcaacacCAAGGGTAAGCAAGGCCCTAGTGATGGGCTGAGTTCTAGAACAACATTTGGTTCTGGCCGGGAGTGGTATAAAGACTTGATGGAAAAGTGTAGAAATTGAGCGAGGTCTCTAAGAGAACAAGGGGTGATGACCATTATGGCCGAGGGAAACAGCAGAAGCAAAGAAGTAAATGTGGCATCTTTGGGGCACAGGGGCCAGGCTGCTGTTTGGGAGCCAAAGATGCCCAGGGGATGTGCTGAGAGATGTCGAGGGATGTAGGGATGGCTACCTCTGGACCAAGGTATGGAGAGCCTTAAATGCTAGTATTCTGTtggcagtggggagccactggaggtgtcttttttttttttttttttttttttgcggtacgcgggcctctcgctgttgtggcctctcccgttgcggagcacaggctccggacgcgcaggctcagcggccatggctcacgggcccagccgctccgcggcatgtgggatcctcccgcactggggcacgaacccgtgtcccctgcatcggcaggcggactctcaaccactgcgccaccagggaagccctggaggtgtCTTTGAAGGAAGGAAGTAACACTGTCTAAGCCGTAGGAGTGTTAGGAATGGATGGACAAGGACATGGGAAACCCAGTGCTGAGGGACACTGAGGGCATGGATTGGAGGCTTGGCTCTTGGAATGGTGTGGAGACAAGAGCTGCCTCTAGGTTGGTCCCGAATAGGTAAGTGCAGCAGGCTTGTCTGGATGGGTCCACCATGGCAACTGCACTGCAATGACTTCTGTGGGGCAGAGCTGTAGCAGGCTcccaacccacccccaccccagtgtcGGACTGGCAATTCATCAGTCTGAGGTGGCCAGGGGGAATGAGACCTACCTGAGGGATATTGAAGGGACTGGGCAGTCTGGGTTCCACAGACATCATCCCAAAAAAGGGGTCTGGAGCATCTTCCAGAGTCTCCATCCTGGCCAGGTGATTAGGGAGCAGCAGGCTGGGTCTGAGGGAGAAGGGGGGCTGTCAAGGACTGAGGCCAAGCAGGGAGGTCCCCTTCCAAAGACTGGGTGGTCCCAGTCCCAGGGACACACTCACAGCTCCGTCTCCACCATATCAATGCGGATCTGCAGCTGGGCCCGGTGCAGGCGCTCCAGGATGTGCTGGAAGTCCTCTGCGGGCAGGTAGGACAAGATAGGGTGCCAGCCCGTGGGAGGACCACTCAGCTCTGCCCCACCTCAGAGCCTTCTAGCCTTACCTACAAGGTACTGGCATTGCTGCAAGTAGACCCGAATGACGCCAATCTGGAGCTGGGCTGAGAGATAAAGGGAGAAGCGGGGCCGCGGCAGACCGGGCAGCGGGGGCTGCACTCGTACCAGCACGTAATTGAGGATTTCCTCGCTGGGGGAACGAGGCACCCTTATCACCGTTGTGCCACAGATCAGCCCCACAGCCCAGAGTAATCCATCTCCTAACCCACAATGGCCCCAGGCCCCTCTTGCCTTCTCTGGGCCTTACCAGGTCTTCACCACGTTCACCTTCAGGTATTCGCGCTTCACCAACCGGGTGCCGCGCGTTGCTGCCAGCCTGGAAGAAGGACGAGGAGTGAAGATGGAGGAGAAGCCCTCAGGCTGGGATCCCTGGGCTCCCCTCCCGGTGCGCCCACCCTGGCTCAGCCCTCCCTTACCAGATGGTGGCGAAGCAGCCCGTGTGGCGCTGAAGCACGCTGGGATAGTAGAACATGGTCCCTCCGGGGTTGCACCCTCGTCTACACCACTCTTCCTTTCGGATCTCAGTCCGAATTCTTCAGGGCACAGGGTTTCCCCACACCGTCGGAGAGAAGGATGTGGACAAGCGGCGCAGAGAGTTGCACCCAGAATGCCAAATAAACGAACCGATAAACGTTGGGTGGATAAACGATTAAGGGGATAAGTAAATGGAGACGCACACTGGATACACAGGAGCAGGGACACTCTCTCCGTCCGCCCTGAGCCGGTTCGCGCGCTGCGTGGGTGCTTCGTACTTACTGGAGCCTCGCGGGTTGGGTTCCAGATTGGAGACGCACAGCTCCGCGACGGGAAGCCCGAGCTGCGACCCAGACCAGGTCCGGAGGGAGAACAGGTGTCCTCCGCAGAGAAGCCGGTCTCTCGTCCTTTGCACAGCTTCGGCCCTTGCCCGGCCCCGCGGCTGCAGAGCTAGATCCCGCCGCAGGGAACGCGTGCTCGGGTGCTCGGCGCCTCCCTCCTCATTAGATGGCGGCGGCCCCCACAGCAGCCAATGGGGAACAGGGTCAGCTTGGGGACACTCGCCAGCAGTGCGCCAAGTAGGCTGCTTGGTTGGAGGCCACAGGGGGCTCCCGAGGCAGGCAGCGAACCAATGGGAAGAACCCTGCACGcgcgggagtggggtggggggtgcgggGGGGGCATTGTGAGGTGTCCCGACCAATGGGCTCTCGTCCTCGCCTGGGCAACAGGGGTTCCTCAGAGGTGCTTCTCTGCGGACCAATGAGCGGGGAGCAAGACCCCAGCCTCACCTGCAGCGAGCCTGGTAACAAGGGTGCTTCAACTACCGGGGAGGTTGCGTGATGCCAAGGGCAACCGCCACGCCCTGTTTGGGGTGCCTGACCTGCGGTTAGACCTTTGCCCTTTTCTCCAGATCCCACCGAGTAGCAATTGGTTGGTCCACCTTTGTTCCCAGCCTAGGGCCTATGGTGAGCTAGGGAGGTAGAAACGGGTATGAGGTGGCCTTGGAGCCGCCCCAGGTCGTTGGGGAAGAAAGACCTCACAGGAAGCAGCGAGGGTCGGGTCATTTCCTAAATTTGAACAGTTTAGGTTGTGGCATTCCTCACCTGGCTGTTTTCCAGGTGTGAATGTTTTCCTGGCTGAGACTTCAGTTTTGCTGGATGCAGGGCATACTTCTCAGCGTACAAAAGCTGTTTTGCCTCAGAAATTCTTTGTGTAATGTAAGTTGTATGGTTGTACTTAACAAATATCCCATTCCCCATGCCTCCTGCCTTCGCACAGCCATTTCTTTGGCCTAGAATATCCTTCCCAGTCTTGACTCCAGGGCATGCTTCTGCTGCTTTATTAAGACTCAGctcttcacaccatacacaaaaataaattcaaaatggcttaaagacttaaatcagacatgacaccataaaactcctggaagagaacgtaggcaaaacattctcagacATAGACTGTAgagatattttcttagatcagtctcccaaggcaaaagaaataaagccaaaaattaacaaatgggacctaatcaaacttagaagcttttgcacagcaaaggaaaccataaacaaaaggaaaaaacctaccgaatgggagaaaatatttgcaaacgatgcgacCGACacaggcttaatttccaaaatatacaaacggcaCATACAACGcaataccaaaaaaacccacaaaaaacccaatcaaaaaatgggcagaagacctaaatagtcatttctccaaagaagacatactgatggctcacaggcacatgaaaagatgctcaacatagctaattattagagaaatgcaagtccaaactatttattttactttatttaaaaatatttatttactttggctgcaTGCAGaatctcttagttgcagcatgcagacttcttagttgaggcatgcagacttcttagttgtggcacgcggactcttagttggggcatgcatgtgggatctagttccctgaccagggatcaaacccgggctccctgcattgggagcaccgagtcctacccactggatcACCACGGAAGTCTCCCCAAGCTATTaatacaataaggtatcacctctcTTCGATTAAAATGGCcataattaaaaagtctacaaacaataaatgctggagagggtgtagagaaaagggaaccctcctacactgttggtgggaatgtaaattggcatagCCATactggaaaaaagtatggaggttccttaaaaaactaaaaatagggacttccctgctggctcagtggttaagaatccgcctgccaatgcgggggcacaggtttgatccctggtctgggaagacaccacatgccgcagaacaactaagccccaCAGAATAACTaagccacatgccacagaacaactaagttgtgcaccacaactactgagcttgcactctagataggcccgtgagccacaactactgagcctgggtaccacaaccactgaagcccgtgcgcctagagcccgtgctctgcaacaagagaagccaccgcaatgagaagcccgcacaccacaatgaagagtagcccccactcaccacaactagagaaagcccgtgcgtagcaaggaagacccaatgcagccaaaaataaataaatttttaaaaaaacaactaaaaatagagctacctatgatccagcaatcctgatcctgggcatatatccggaaaagatgagaactctaatttgaaaagacatgtgc
This sequence is a window from Mesoplodon densirostris isolate mMesDen1 chromosome 4, mMesDen1 primary haplotype, whole genome shotgun sequence. Protein-coding genes within it:
- the REC8 gene encoding meiotic recombination protein REC8 homolog isoform X1; translation: MFYYPSVLQRHTGCFATIWLAATRGTRLVKREYLKVNVVKTCEEILNYVLVRVQPPLPGLPRPRFSLYLSAQLQIGVIRVYLQQCQYLVEDFQHILERLHRAQLQIRIDMVETELPSLLLPNHLARMETLEDAPDPFFGMMSVEPRLPSPFNIPQIQHLLEAVTPERVLEEIPPEVPIEPERIPVTAPSPEAITLPEVEPIRMLKIEGERDLAEISRRELDLLIAEEEEAILLEEEYKEELRVPEREITVPPPSPLALPEVEEAAELPPVRVRPPEELKPPAWEPEALLPEVTPPLELRLPPPVSPERRRPPVPPPPRSPPARRRRRQLLFWDRETQIPREEFQKQMQTRAHCRECPMVQPPERMITSPAELFRTPTHSGRLPQELLAFWTHCAQPLPLALRRRPPLEPEEEEAEREAAAEEERRKAETPSDIEVLREALEPSVPLMPSEISLEAAEEEKTRVSLVPLEERWAWAEVERPEAPALPVVPELPEVPVEMPAELPPEPEPLSLEAVHRYQEGRASAGGLGYGLSSRFLTPTGQWHGSCRPTGSLTSAAWCPLSVPAGWPPGSSTCSWVSEERVRLCGGRGVDTQARGCCRDPLL
- the REC8 gene encoding meiotic recombination protein REC8 homolog isoform X2, yielding MFYYPSVLQRHTGCFATIWLAATRGTRLVKREYLKVNVVKTCEEILNYVLVRVQPPLPGLPRPRFSLYLSAQLQIGVIRVYLQQCQYLVEDFQHILERLHRAQLQIRIDMVETELPSLLLPNHLARMETLEDAPDPFFGMMSVEPRLPSPFNIPQIQHLLEAVTPERVLEEIPPEVPIEPERIPVTAPSPEAITLPEVEPIRMLKIEGERDLAEISRRELDLLIAEEEEAILLEEEYKEELRVPEREITVPPPSPLALPEVEEAAELPPVRVRPPEELKPPAWEPEALLPEVTPPLELRLPPPVSPERRRPPVPPPPRSPPARRRRRQLLFWDRETQIPREEFQKQMQTRAHCRECPMVQPPERMITSPAELFRTPTHSGRLPQELLAFWTHCAQPLPLALRRRPPLEPEEEEAEREAAAEEERRKAETPSDIEVLREALEPSVPLMPSEISLEAAEEEKTRVSLVPLEERWAWAEVERPEAPALPVVPELPEVPVEMPAELPPEPEPLSLEAVHRYQEGRASAGGLGYGLSSRFLTPTGQWHGSCRPTGSLTSAAWCPLSVPAGWPPGSSTCSWCLLHRRSFV
- the REC8 gene encoding meiotic recombination protein REC8 homolog isoform X3; protein product: MFYYPSVLQRHTGCFATIWLAATRGTRLVKREYLKVNVVKTCEEILNYVLVRVQPPLPGLPRPRFSLYLSAQLQIGVIRVYLQQCQYLVEDFQHILERLHRAQLQIRIDMVETELPSLLLPNHLARMETLEDAPDPFFGMMSVEPRLPSPFNIPQIQHLLEAVTPERVLEEIPPEVPIEPERIPVTAPSPEAITLPEVEPIRMLKIEGERDLAEISRRELDLLIAEEEEAILLEEEYKEELRVPEREITVPPPSPLALPEVEEAAELPPVRVRPPEELKPPAWEPEALLPEVTPPLELRLPPPVSPERRRPPVPPPPRSPPARRRRRQLLFWDRETQIPREEFQKQMQTRAHCRECPMVQPPERMITSPAELFRTPTHSGRLPQELLAFWTHCAQPLPLALRRRPPLEPEEEEAEREAAAEEERRKAETPSDIEVLREALEPSVPLMPSEISLEAAEEEKTRVSLVPLEERWAWAEVERPEAPALPVVPELPEVPVEMPAELPPEPEPLSLEAVHRAVARELQANREPDFSSLVPPLSPRRVAARVFYLLLVLAAQEILCVKQEEPYGRLLIQPGPRFHCG
- the REC8 gene encoding meiotic recombination protein REC8 homolog isoform X4 translates to MFYYPSVLQRHTGCFATIWLAATRGTRLVKREYLKVNVVKTCEEILNYVLVRVQPPLPGLPRPRFSLYLSAQLQIGVIRVYLQQCQYLVEDFQHILERLHRAQLQIRIDMVETELPSLLLPNHLARMETLEDAPDPFFGMMSVEPRLPSPFNIPQIQHLLEAVTPERVLEEIPPEVPIEPETGWCDFPPPPERIPVTAPSPEAITLPEVEPIRMLKIEGERDLAEISRRELDLLIAEEEEAILLEEGRLGRTIWPRRARPVLDEYKEELRVPEREITVPPPSPLALPEVEEAAELPPVRVRPPEELKPPAWEPEALLPEVTPPLELRLPPPVSPERRRPPVPPPPRSPPARRRRRQLLFWDRETQIPREEFQKQMQTRAHCRECPMVQPPERMITSPAELFRTPTHSGRLPQELLAFWTHCAQPLPLALRRRPPLEPEEEEAEREAAAEEERRKAETPSDIEVLREALEPSVPLMPSGKISLEAAEEEKTRVSLVPLEERWAWAEVERPEAPALPVVPELPEVPVEMPAELPPEPEPLSLEAVHRAVARELQANREPDFSSLVPPLSPRRVAARVFYLLLVLAAQEILCVKQEEPYGRLLIQPGPRFHCG